In the Alistipes sp. ZOR0009 genome, one interval contains:
- a CDS encoding SRPBCC family protein, giving the protein MKKLQFATSINAPVTKVYDFMLGISSKATYEQWTSLFNPTSTYEGSWDKGSKILFIGVDDKGEKGGMVSRIAENIPNQLVSIRHYGLLSADREITEGPEVEKWANGAESYTFEEKDGATTVTVNLDTPEDFLDYMNQTYPKALDKLKELCES; this is encoded by the coding sequence ATGAAAAAGTTACAGTTCGCAACGAGCATTAACGCCCCCGTTACCAAGGTTTATGACTTTATGCTGGGCATCAGCAGCAAGGCAACCTACGAGCAGTGGACTTCCCTGTTTAACCCCACATCAACCTACGAGGGTAGCTGGGACAAGGGGAGCAAAATTCTATTCATTGGAGTGGATGATAAAGGCGAAAAGGGTGGTATGGTTTCTAGGATAGCTGAAAATATTCCCAACCAGCTTGTTTCCATTCGGCACTATGGCCTTCTAAGCGCTGATAGGGAAATTACGGAGGGGCCAGAGGTGGAAAAATGGGCAAACGGAGCCGAAAGCTACACCTTCGAAGAAAAAGATGGCGCTACAACCGTTACGGTTAACTTAGACACCCCCGAAGACTTTTTAGATTACATGAACCAAACCTACCCCAAGGCGCTCGATAAGCTCAAGGAGCTTTGTGAAAGCTAA